Proteins encoded by one window of Sphaerodactylus townsendi isolate TG3544 linkage group LG04, MPM_Stown_v2.3, whole genome shotgun sequence:
- the GJA8 gene encoding gap junction alpha-8 protein — protein sequence MGDWSFLGNILEEVNEHSTVIGRVWLTVLFIFRILILGTAAEFVWGDEQSDFVCNTQQPGCENVCYDEAFPISHIRLWVLQIIFVSTPSLVYLGHAAHHVRMEEKRKDLEEAQRARQGQTDEENSALGPDQKSPIVTKEINPKGIKKFRLEGTLLRTYICHIFFKTLFEVGFIVGQYFLYGFRILPLYRCGRWPCPNLVDCFVSRPTEKTIFIMFMLAVASVSLFLNLVEISHLGFKKILMAFRRSAEQQPAETPEKPLHSIAVSSIQKVKGYKLLEEEKPVFHYFPLTDVGVETTPVPPSFSNYEEKIGMEHLKDLSGVFDEQLPSYARMDEQDEENVDVREEQEQEAHEVTEEAQEPRVEKLTDEAEEKEEAKLKEMEQVLEPSGEDLRLPSADITVDTRPLSRLSKTSSRARVVLYNHR from the exons ATGGGTGACTGGAGTTTCTTGGGGAACATTTTAGAAGAGGTAAATGAGCACTCTACTGTCATTGGGAGAGTCTGGCTTACAGTGCTCTTCATTTTTCGAATCCTGATCCTAGGAACTGCTGCAGAGTTTGTTTGGGGAGATGAACAGTCAGACTTTGTGTGCAATACTCAGCAGCCTGGTTGTGAGAATGTCTGCTATGATGAAGCCTTCCCCATCTCCCACATTCGTTTATGGGTCCTACAGATCATCTTTGTCTCTACTCCCTCGCTGGTTTATTTGGGCCATGCTGCACACCATGTTAGgatggaagagaaaaggaaagatctGGAAGAAGCACAAAGGGCTAGGCAAGGTCAGACAGACGAAGAAAACTCTGCCCTTGGTCCAGACCAGAAGAGTCCTATAGTCACCAAGGAAATAAATCCCAAGGGGATCAAGAAATTTCGTCTTGAGGGAACACTGTTGAGAACCTATATCTGCCACATCTTTTTCAAAACGCTTTTTGAGGTGGGCTTCATAGTGGGTCAGTACTTTCTATATGGCTTCCGAATTCTACCTCTATACCGCTGTGGCAGGTGGCCCTGCCCCAACCTTGTAGACTGTTTCGTGTCCAGGCCTACTGAGAAAACTATCTTTATTATGTTTATGTTGGCTGTGGCTTCAGTGTCCCTCTTTCTCAATCTTGTGGAGATCAGTCATTTGGGCTTTAAGAAGATCCTGATGGCTTTCAGAAGGTCAGCAGAACAACAGCCTGCGGAGACTCCTGAGAAACCCCTTCACTCTATTGCAGTTTCATCAATCCAAAAAGTCAAAGGTTACAAgctgctggaggaagagaagcCAGTATTTCACTACTTCCCATTGACAGATGTAGGAGTAGAAACTACACCTGTACCCCCCTCATTCAGTAATTATGAAGAGAAGATTGGCATGGAGCATCTGAAAGACCTTTCCGGGGTCTTTGATGAGCAGCTGCCATCCTATGCTCGTATGGATGAACAGGATGAGGAGAACGTAGATGTGAGAGAAGAGCAAGAACAGGAGGCACATGAGGTGACTGAGGAGGCACAAGAGCCAAGGGTGGAAAAGTTAACAGACGaagcagaggagaaagaagaagcaaAGCTCAAAGAGATGGAACAAGTGTTAGAACCATCAGGAGAGGACTTACGTTTGCCATCAGCTGATATCACTGTTGACACAAGACCCCTTAGCAGGTTGAGCAAAACCAGCAGTCGGGCCAG AGTTGTACTTTATAACCACAGATGA